The Desulfobacterales bacterium genome contains the following window.
GGTTCGCAGGCCGCAACCTTGTGGTCCTGTGGGCGCCGGGAGGACAGAACCGGCCCTACAAGGTTCCTAGGTTCGTCACGACCGGCAAGAAGGATTACCGCTATTACATACGTCGTTACTCGAGCACGGTCGAGGCGAAAGGCGACGATGAGCGTGAGTTGATCAGCCTCACGGCCAGTGTTCCTTTTGATGACCGTTTTAGCCAGATCGCAACAATGGATGATCTGTCACCCCGGTTGATGGAAGAATTCCTGAGCGAAGTGGGCAGTGGTCTTGCCGATGAGGCGCGAAACCTCTCGATCGAAGCCCTGGGCCGACAAATCAATGTAGTGGGGGGACCAACGGAAGCGCCTTTGCCGAAAAACGTCGGCCTCCTCTTTTTCAATGAGCACCCGAAGCGATTCTTTCCGACAACACAGATCGATGTGCTCTGGTTTCCGGAAGGCGCGGGTGGAAATCGCTTTGACGAGAAAACCTTCGAAGGCCCTCTTGCCCAGATCGCGCGTGACGCGCTGAACTATATCCAGGCAAATTATCTCAAACAAACCGTCGTTAAACACCCCGACCGGGCCGAGGCCGAGCGTTTCTGGAACTTTCCCTATGCCGCCATTGAGGAAGCGGTGGTCAATGCCGTTTACCACCGATCCTACGAGATTCGCGAGCCGATTGAAGTGCGAATCAGCCCGGATGACCTGGTGGTTTTGAGTTTCCCCGGCCCGAACCGTTCCATTCGGATGGCGGACCTGCGGGCCGGCAAAGCTGTCAGCCGCCGCTACCGCAATCGCCGAATCGGCGATTTCCTCAAGGAGCTGGATCTCACCGAAGGTCGTTCCACCGGGATTTCAAAGGTTCTAAAAGTGATGAAAGAGAATGGCTCTCCACCCCCCGAGTTCGAGACGGATGACGACCGCAGCTATTTTCTGATCCGCCTGCCGGCGCATCCGAAGGCAGAATCGGACGAGAGAGCGCACGCCGACACAAAAGAGAAAACGTCGGGGAAAACGTCGGGGAAAACGTCGGGGAAAACGTCGGGGAAAACGTCGGGGAAAATTATTGAACTGATTTTACAGAACGCTTCCATTACCATTCCTGAAATGGCTTCAAAAATCGGGATTACAGAGAGATCGATAGAGCGAAATATTCGAAAACTCCAGGCAGAAGGCAAATTAAAACGCATTGGCCCGGCCAAGGGTGGACACTGGGTTGTCAAGGAGGAATGAGGAGAAGTTTGAAGATTGAAGTGGGAAGTTTGAAAAAAAGAGGAGAAATCCAAGACGATGAAAAGTGATTTGCCGGATCGGACATTTCAATTCGCACAGAGAATCGTGAAGCTGTGTCAGCATTTGGACAGTTCTTCCGGGATATCACGCTCGCTCGCGAACCAACTCCTCCGCTCCGGAACCTCCATCGGGGCGAATGTCGAGGAGGGGCAAGGCTCACAGAGCGAAGCGGACTTTGTGAGTAAATACAGCATTGCCTGCAAGGAAGCCCGAGAATCACACTATTGGCTCCGTTTGATTGCGGCTGCCGAAATGCTTGACTCAAAAAGTCTTGATCCTCTCACTCAGGAATGCGACGAAATTATTGCCATTCTCACGACCATAATCAAGCGACTGAAGACGAAGCTTCAATCTGGAAGGGAGAAGGGTAAAATTCGGTCCGGCGAACGAACAGGGGGAGCAACATGACGTCAAACTGCACCCGTCAAACTTCACTCTTGAGAATAGACGAGCGCAACCACGTCGAAAAGCCGCTGCTCGATCAGCTTGACGGCTTGGACTGGGAGATCACCGACCTCGATAATAAGCAGCATCCAGCCGACAGCTACCGGGATAGCTTTACCGAGGTGGTGATGCCGGCGGTGCTGCGCGAGCAGTTGAAGGTCATCAATGCTTGGCTGGAAGACGACCAGGTGGAAGAGGTGATCAAGCAGCTCACCGCCGGTTTTCCCGGTACCAGCCTGATCGAGAACAATCGCCATGTCCTGAACCTGCTGTTGGAAAACACCAGCGTCAGCGAAAACCGAAAGACAGGCGAAAAAAGCCCAACGGTACATTTTATCGATTTCAAGCACCGGGTCAAAAACCGCTTTATTGCGGTCTGCCGGTTCAAGGTGCGCATTCTGGGCACCGAGCACCACATTCTTCCGGACATCGTGCTTTTCTTAAATGGCCTGCCGGTTGTGGTGATCGAGTGCAAATCGCCCAAAGTCAAGGAGCCCATGGCCGAGGCCATTGCCCAGATGCTGCGTTACAGCGAGCAGCGCGGGGCCAAGGGCGAAGGCAGTGCGCCGCTGTTTTATTACAACCAGTTCATGGTCGCCACCTGCCGCCAGGAGGCCAAGTTCGGCACCATCACTACCCACAGCGAGCGCCTCTTTTTCCGCTGGGCGGACCCCTATCCCCGCAGCGTGGAGGACCTGGAACATGGCGCCAGTGGTCCCAACGACCAGCAGCGCCTGGTGGCCGGCATGCTCGACCGCGACAACCTGCTCGATCTGATCCGTACATTTACCCTCTTTTCCACCAACGACAAAGGCGAGACCATCAAGATAGTCGGTCGCTACCAGCAGTTTCGTGCGGTAAAGCTGGGGGTGCAGCGCCTGCTTGACGGCCGCAACCCCCGCGAGCGCAGCGGTATTATCTGGCACACCCAAGGCTCGGGCAAATCGCTGACCATGATGTTCATGGTGCGCGAGATGTATCGCCATCCGACCCTTTCCAAGTGGAAGGTGGTCTTTGTCACCGACCGCACCCAACTGGAGCAGCAGCTTTCGGAAACCAGTCAGAGTATCGGCTTTACCGTCAAGGTGGCCGACAGCATCCGCACCCTGAAAGACCTCTTGCGCTCAGATTCTTCGGATCTGGTGATGGCCATGATCCATAAGTTCCGCGAAGCGGACTTGACGCAAACCTTTCCGGAGTTAAATCCCAGCCCGCATATACTGGTGATGACCGACGAAGCGCACCGCTCCCAGTACGCCATGCTCGGGGCCAATCTGGACAAGGGGATCCCCAAGGCGGCCCGAATCGGCTACACCGGCACCCCCATCGACAAGACCGAGCGGGTCTTTGGCGATTATATCGACAAATACACCATGCGCCAATCCATCGAGGACGGTGTAACCCTGGAGATTGTTTACGAAGGCCGCACCCACAATGCCGAGGTGGCGGACCAGCAAGGCATGGACACCGCCTTTGCCGATGTGTTCAGCGAATATAACTTGCAAGAGCGCATGGAGATCCTCGGTTACGGCTCCCGTGACGCCTATCTTGAAGCCAAATCCACCATCAAGGCCAAGGCCGGAGATATGGTAAAACACTACCTGACCCACGTCTTTCCCAACGGCTACAAGGCCCAGGTGGTGGCTGTCTCACGGGAAGCAGCCGTACGGTATAAGACCTACGTCGATGCGGCTATCGTCAAGGCCATCGCCGCCCTTGAAAAAGACAATCCGAACTGCATCGATCTGGACCGGCTCAAAAAACTGCAAGCCGATGTGATCATATCCGGAGGGCACAACGATCTGCCGCATATTAAGGCGTATGCGGATAAGTCAAGGCACGAAACGAGCATCAAGAGCTTCAAGCTTCCTTTTGACGGCGAAGATGAGGGAATCACCGGCGACATGGGTATCGTCATCGTCCGGGATATGCTGCTCACCGGTTTCGACGCACCGGTGGAGCAGGTGATGTATCTTGACAAGGTGGTCGTTGCCCACAACCTGCTGCAGGCCATCGCCCGGGTGAATCGGGTCGGCGGCGAAGGGAAGGACAAGGGATTCGTGGTCGATTACGTCGGCATCGGCCACCATTTAAAAAAGGCCATCGAAATCTCCGACGAGCGCGAGCAGAAGGACGTTCTCGATGCCCTGAGCTTTCCGGAAAAAGAGCTGGATGATTTGCGGGCCGTCCACCGGTCGATTATGGCGTTTTTTGAAAAGCACGGCTTGACCGACCTCAACGACCATGACGCCTTTTTCGACCTTTTTTACGATGAAGATGTGCGCTTTGAGTACTTGCTGGCATTTAAAGGATTCACCAAGAGCCTCAACCTCGTTTTCCCGGCCAAGGAAGCGCTCGACTTCATGCCGGATTACCAGCACCTCTCTGAAATCAACGTACTGGCGGGAAAACATTTCCGCGACGCGCGTTTGAGCATGAAAGGGATTCCGCCCAAGCTCAGGGGGATTACAGATACGTATCTGAAATCCAAGGGCATCGACCTCAAAGTCGCCCCCATCTCGATTCTGGACCAGGACTTTGAAAGTCAGGTCGGAAAACGAAAACGGACCAAAACCAAGGCTGCCGAGGTCGAACATGCCATCCGTCACCATCTTGAGGTGGACCTTGATGACGATCCCGATCTGCAAGCCTCCTTTGCCGCGGCCTTGAAGAAAATCCTGGAGGATTTTCAAAAAAATTGGAAAATGATTTACGAGGAGCTGGAAAAACTGCGACAACGCATCATCAATGCCCGCAAGGAGCCGACTTACGGCCTGCACAGGAAAAAACAGATGCCGCTGTTTCGCATGTTCAGGCGGGAAATTTTCGAGGCCGGCGGCCTGTTTTCAAATGCCCAACCCGGGACTGCGGAAACCCAGAAAGCTTTCGGCATGACCGAGGAAGACAGGACCTGTCTGCTGGTGGATTTGACGCAGAACACTTTTCTGGCAGTGGAACGGGAATTGAAACTCACCGGGTTCTGGGAGAGCATCCCGGCCCGCAACAAGCTCAAAGGGGATTTGCAAAAAATTCTGCTGGCAGAGGAATTTGTCAGACTTCCCGATCTCATCAAAAACCGCGCTCATATCATTTCCAGGATTATGGAGATTGCGGAAAAAAACAACGACACCATCCTGTATGCGGAGTGACATGGACTTAGATTACACCATCGTAAGGTCGCCCAGGCGGCGCAAACTGACCATCACCGTCGAACGGGATCGTTCCGTGGTCGTGCATGCACCGGAATCGACATCGGAGGAAAAGATCCATCAGGTGGTGCAGGCAAAGCGCCAATGGATTTACGAAAAAATGAATCACCCCCAAAAGTACCGGGATCTGCCCCATCCCCCGGGAAAGGAGCTCGTCAACGGTGAATCCGCCCTTTACCTTGGGCGACACTACCGCATTGAAGTGGTCAAAACGGGGCTATCCGAGATTCGGTTCAACCAGCGCTTTTATATCCCTGCCGCCCACGCCGGAAAACGCCGGGAGGTTTTGCAGGAATGGTATATACAGCAGGCCGAGGCCAAGATCATCGCCCGGGTGAAACATCACGCCCGCAAACTTGGTGTGGCCTTTTCAAAAGTCAAAATAGTCGACAACCTTTATCGCTGGGGTTCCTGCACCGTGAATAACAATCTCAATTTCAACTGGCGCCTGATCAAAGCGCCTATGGTTGTCATTGATTACGCCATCGTTCATGAACTGGCCCACCTCATCGAGGCCAATCACACCTCAAGATTTTGGAATATCATCTGCGCACAGTCCCCAACCATGGAAAAGGCAAGAGCCTGGTTGAAAGAAAACGGACAGTTGTTGGAACAGGCCATATGAGTGAGATCAGAATCTATTCTTAATATTGATAATAGCGGGGGGTACGGAGTGATTAAACATGGCGACCCGGACTACTGTGTTGACTTGGCCAGGCCAGGCAAGCTGAAAGGCCGGCTCAGCGGCATGCCTCATATTCCACTGAAAGGTGTTCCTCCCATAAGATTGTCAGGTCCGTGCAGCCGGATACTTAAGCAGCTGGCAAAATCATGAAATCAGGGTTGAAAACTATAAAAATGATCCCTGTTGGAAAATTGGAGGTCGCAAATTGCGACATCCAATCCTTTTGTGTGTCTGTCTCGATAGCTCCAAAACTCGCACCATTGGCACGATAAATTAATTGAAGGAAATAATTACCATGAACGAAAGACTTTATTTGCTGAAAATCAGACTGCTTGAAATTCAGCCTGAAATTTGGCGGCAGTTTGTCGCGCCTGCCGGCATTACCCTGGACCGGCTGCATGATGTCATTCAGATTGTGATGGGTTGGACCGACAGTCATTTGCATGAATTCACGATCGGAAATAAACGTTACACGGAATTTCCTGAATCAAAAGAACAAGGTTTTGAATGCGGGAGATATCGCCTGGGGGATCTGGTTAAACAAAAAGACCGCACCTTCAGCTATCTGTATGATTTTGGCGACAGCTGGGAGCATGAAGTCATTCTTGAAGACAGTCGCTATTTCAACCCGAAACTTCAATCTGAAATCGAGTGCCTGGACGGCGTCCGAGCCTGTCCGCCTGAAGATGTCGGCGGTGTCCCGGGATATTATGAATTTTGTAAGGCTTTGAAAGATCCGCACCATGAAGAGCACGAGAGCTATAAAGAATGGATCTCTGGTTTTCCTTATTTTGAGAGTGCCTTCGACAGCGAGCGATTCGAAACCGAAAAGGTGAATCATGAGCTCTTGAAATATCTGAGGTGGTCGCGGGATAGGTTCAGGCCGTGGTAGCAGAAACCGTAAGCACGGGTGGAAAAACAAACCTGTGCAGACGACGGAAGCGGCATAGTTTTCAAATGAAGGGGAGCACTATATGGCAAAAAAACCGAAAAAAACGGATGTCCTGGCTGAGTTGCTGGCGGTTGCTTCGTCCAGGGTATTAACAGATCTGGTTCTAAAGCTTGCAGCGGGTCGGCCCGATGTCCGTCGGGAATGCCTCGATTTTCTGAAAACCCATGTTTCTGTTTCAAAAGCACTTGAAAAACGATCTGAAGGTGAAATCGTGTTGGCCCTATGGTCCGAGCTGGCGCTTGATCTGGGAGATCTGGATGAGTACGGCGGTGGCGATTATGCCACCGAGGATCATGTGGCTGAGCTTTTGGACCAGATTCGGACCCAACTGGATTCTAAAAATGTTGATTCAGACCATCGGCGCGAAATTCTTGATAGCGTTTTGCCCTATATTGAAAGCGGCAATGCCGGTATGGACGATCTGCTTTATGATGTCGCCTATGCCGCATGCTATGACGATCTCGACCTGCGCGAGCTGGCGGAGGCCTTCGAGTCGATGCCGGGTGATTGGAAAGCGGCCAATGCCCGTTGCATTTACCGCCAGATCGGAAATCAGGAAAAATATCTAGAGTTGCGTATGGGGCAGATGGAATACGGTGCGGATTACCATGACTTGGCGACATTTTATTGGGAGTCCGGGGAAAAGGAAAAGGCCCTGCAGGTGGCTGAGGAGGGTTTGCGCAAAGGGAAGGGAAGAATGGAAGAGTTGCGCATGTTTGTTGCCGATCGAGCTGAAGAATCGGGCGACCGCGAAAAGTATCTGGCGCTTCAATTCGACCAGGCTACGGATGGCCTGACGCTTGCAAAATACAAGGCTTTTAAGAAGATATGCACAGCAGCCGAATGGGCACGGTTCGAACCCAAAGTGCTTGCCCGGATCAAGGACGCCTGGCGCGCGGAACAGCTTAAAATTCGCATGCATCGCAAAGAGTACGCTGAGGCCATGGCCATTTTGACCAAGGGGCGATATCCGATGACGGACTGGGATTCAGATGATGAAATCCGGACAGCCAAAAAGCTTGAAACGCTCTACCCCGAAGAGATTCTCAAATACTATTTTTCGGGGGTCGGCGATTTAACGGTTAACGCCTCGCGAAAGGAGTATGCCCGCAAAGCCAAGGTGATGGCCAAGGTGCGGCATTTGCTGGTTGAGGTGATTGGCGAAGAAGCGCGCTGGAAAAATTATGCGGCTAAAGTCAAACAGGACAATATCCGGCGTCCGGCTTTTCAGGCGGAGTTTGCCGGGGCGCTGCCGGGCTGGCGGGAGTTGACCTGAACTGGACGCGAACAGAAAAAAGCTAACCGATTTGGGTCCGGAAGCCCTGGCCGACGCATTGGGCGAAAAGAAAATGGTTTCAGACCTCTTTGAAAAAGGGGGAAATATTAATCATACCTTGCATAGCAAACCACGACCACTCAGCAAGACTGTGCCGATGATATCGCACAAAGGGAGTAATTAAAAGAAATGGCGATAAATGAAAATTTTTTGGAAAAAAAGCAACGACTCGAACAGATCAAAGAATTGGTAAAGGACTTTTGTATGGCGCACATGAACGAGGAGTTGACGGGCTATGCCCTGAAACTGTGTGAGACCTTGGGTCGCAAGCGAAATATTTCTCTTGTGCGAGGGGAAAAGGAGATCTGGGCGGCGGCAATTGTTTATGTGATTGCCCGCCTTAATTTTTTGTTTGACAGGGACAATGCCTTTTAACTTTCGCCGGATACGATCTGTGATTTTTTCGGGACAAAAAAATCGACAACCGGCAACAAGGCATCCCAAATAGAGAAAACCTGCAACCTGCCAATGGGCGCCGAAGGTTTTTGCAGCCCGGACATTACCGATGCGCTGACGCTGGTTGAGTTGCCGAGCGGGATTGTGATTCCAAAAAACATGATGCCTAAATTTCAGTTTTCTTACGAAATAGAAAGCGATGAACAATCCGAAGAGCGGGAACGTCTGCCGGCTGAAAAAGAAAAATTCACCGTCCAGACTAAACAGAAACGCATGGCTGCCAAGAAAGAGGAAAACGACAAACAGCTCACCTTGTTCGACGATTTTGAGGCCTGAAGAACTCCGCCGTGAAAATATCCATACGGCTTGCTTTTTTAGCTTTCCACCTTTTCCACTTGACAATACACTTTAGGTGTATTAAAAATTATCCAAAACGGTTTAATCATTAAAGTGTAAAAATAATGCGTTACGCAGTCTACCCATGAGGGAAACGATGCAAAATCCATTTGCCTACAGCAACTATGTTACCGGAGAGTCTTTTTGCAACCGCCGCCAGGAACTGTCCCAGCTGCTGAACTATATAAAAGCATCTCAAAATGTACTTTTATTTTCCCATCGCCGATTCGGTAAAAGTTCTTTGATTCGGCAAGCTTTCCAGGAGACCAAGAAAAAAAAACTCAATGTCGGAACAATGCATGTCGAGTTATATGGAACGATATCTGAAAAGGATTTCATCACCCGAACGTTTCAAAGCTTAAATCAACTGGAATCAAACCTTGACAGGCTTCTGAAAACCGTCGGCGCGGCCTTAAAAAATATAAGGCTGAATGTAAGCATCGATCCGGCGACAGGGACGACTTCAGTCGCACCGTCTTTCGGGGCGATTAATGAAAAAACACTACTTGAAGAACTGATGGATATTCTTCAAAAATATTCACTAAAACATAAACTGGTCGTTGCTTTTGACGAATTCCAGGAAGTTGCCAATTATTCAGAAGAAGGTTTTGAAAAAAGACTGCGTTCGTTTATTCAGCGACATGCAAATATTTGTTATATTTTTGCAGGCAGCCAGCGCCATCTGATAACCGATATGTTTAATTCAACCAAACGGGCATTTTATAAATTGGCAGACAGTTTTCCGCTAAATAAAATTGATACCGAACATTACATCCCCTGGATTCAAAATTTGTTCAGAAAAAAAGGGATGGAGCTTGATGCAAAATTTATAGAGGAAATTATTGAGAGATTTGAAAATCATCCCATGTATATCCAGAACTTTCTGTTTCATTTATGGGATGAATCAGGGGAAAAAGGATTCACCCCTGAAGTTGTCGATAAAATCGAAAATTCGATCATCGAAAAAAGCAGTCTGGAATACACCATGCTATGGGAAACCTTAAGTCTCAATCAAAAGAAAACTCTAAAACTGATCCTGCTGAAGGATGGTTCAAACCTGTTTAATGCCGACGCCTTAAGATCAGTTAATTTAAAAACCGGGTCTTTGGTTACAAAAACCCTGTCAAGTCTCATCACCAAGGAGATTATCGTAAAAAATGGGAAATACATGATTCAGGATGTTGTTTTTAAAAAATGGCTGCAAAAAAATTTATCACTACCTTGATATTCGTGCGTCTGTCGCCCCACTCGCAAGATCACACCACCGTCTTTTTCGTCTTGATGTATTCATCCCATTCCATCGGCAACAAATACTTCTTTTTGTTGTTACATTCTTTGCAGCACGGGACCAGATTGCCCTTGGTGCTCCTGCCGCCGCGTGAGATGGGAACGATGTGATCCATGGTAAGTTCTTTTGGTGATATCCGGCTGCCGCAATAATAACAGACCCCCTTTGCCAGGCGGCGTTTCCACCATTGCGACCCCCGGAGCTCTCTGGCCTTTTGACGCTCTCTTTTTAGGTCCGACTCCTCTAAATGATACGCAAATGGGTCCATGGTTTCTTCTTCCGTTTTTGCTGGCAGGTGAAGTTTTTAAAATCCTAAGCTTTTAGCAGGCTGTTGAAAAACAAAAATCAGGTCGTCAG
Protein-coding sequences here:
- a CDS encoding four helix bundle protein — encoded protein: MKSDLPDRTFQFAQRIVKLCQHLDSSSGISRSLANQLLRSGTSIGANVEEGQGSQSEADFVSKYSIACKEARESHYWLRLIAAAEMLDSKSLDPLTQECDEIIAILTTIIKRLKTKLQSGREKGKIRSGERTGGAT
- a CDS encoding DUF6398 domain-containing protein yields the protein MAINENFLEKKQRLEQIKELVKDFCMAHMNEELTGYALKLCETLGRKRNISLVRGEKEIWAAAIVYVIARLNFLFDRDNAF
- a CDS encoding ATP-binding protein — its product is MSSKLPINLEDLLRQRKVEGDRIEYKKGWNPDPIMRTLCAFANDFENLGGGYVVIGQDCDEAGMPVFPPAGVPDNQLDGIQRELLGCCNQIRPPYFPLLSVERFAGRNLVVLWAPGGQNRPYKVPRFVTTGKKDYRYYIRRYSSTVEAKGDDERELISLTASVPFDDRFSQIATMDDLSPRLMEEFLSEVGSGLADEARNLSIEALGRQINVVGGPTEAPLPKNVGLLFFNEHPKRFFPTTQIDVLWFPEGAGGNRFDEKTFEGPLAQIARDALNYIQANYLKQTVVKHPDRAEAERFWNFPYAAIEEAVVNAVYHRSYEIREPIEVRISPDDLVVLSFPGPNRSIRMADLRAGKAVSRRYRNRRIGDFLKELDLTEGRSTGISKVLKVMKENGSPPPEFETDDDRSYFLIRLPAHPKAESDERAHADTKEKTSGKTSGKTSGKTSGKTSGKIIELILQNASITIPEMASKIGITERSIERNIRKLQAEGKLKRIGPAKGGHWVVKEE
- a CDS encoding ATP-binding protein; this encodes MQNPFAYSNYVTGESFCNRRQELSQLLNYIKASQNVLLFSHRRFGKSSLIRQAFQETKKKKLNVGTMHVELYGTISEKDFITRTFQSLNQLESNLDRLLKTVGAALKNIRLNVSIDPATGTTSVAPSFGAINEKTLLEELMDILQKYSLKHKLVVAFDEFQEVANYSEEGFEKRLRSFIQRHANICYIFAGSQRHLITDMFNSTKRAFYKLADSFPLNKIDTEHYIPWIQNLFRKKGMELDAKFIEEIIERFENHPMYIQNFLFHLWDESGEKGFTPEVVDKIENSIIEKSSLEYTMLWETLSLNQKKTLKLILLKDGSNLFNADALRSVNLKTGSLVTKTLSSLITKEIIVKNGKYMIQDVVFKKWLQKNLSLP
- a CDS encoding plasmid pRiA4b ORF-3 family protein, which codes for MNERLYLLKIRLLEIQPEIWRQFVAPAGITLDRLHDVIQIVMGWTDSHLHEFTIGNKRYTEFPESKEQGFECGRYRLGDLVKQKDRTFSYLYDFGDSWEHEVILEDSRYFNPKLQSEIECLDGVRACPPEDVGGVPGYYEFCKALKDPHHEEHESYKEWISGFPYFESAFDSERFETEKVNHELLKYLRWSRDRFRPW
- a CDS encoding HsdR family type I site-specific deoxyribonuclease; amino-acid sequence: MTSNCTRQTSLLRIDERNHVEKPLLDQLDGLDWEITDLDNKQHPADSYRDSFTEVVMPAVLREQLKVINAWLEDDQVEEVIKQLTAGFPGTSLIENNRHVLNLLLENTSVSENRKTGEKSPTVHFIDFKHRVKNRFIAVCRFKVRILGTEHHILPDIVLFLNGLPVVVIECKSPKVKEPMAEAIAQMLRYSEQRGAKGEGSAPLFYYNQFMVATCRQEAKFGTITTHSERLFFRWADPYPRSVEDLEHGASGPNDQQRLVAGMLDRDNLLDLIRTFTLFSTNDKGETIKIVGRYQQFRAVKLGVQRLLDGRNPRERSGIIWHTQGSGKSLTMMFMVREMYRHPTLSKWKVVFVTDRTQLEQQLSETSQSIGFTVKVADSIRTLKDLLRSDSSDLVMAMIHKFREADLTQTFPELNPSPHILVMTDEAHRSQYAMLGANLDKGIPKAARIGYTGTPIDKTERVFGDYIDKYTMRQSIEDGVTLEIVYEGRTHNAEVADQQGMDTAFADVFSEYNLQERMEILGYGSRDAYLEAKSTIKAKAGDMVKHYLTHVFPNGYKAQVVAVSREAAVRYKTYVDAAIVKAIAALEKDNPNCIDLDRLKKLQADVIISGGHNDLPHIKAYADKSRHETSIKSFKLPFDGEDEGITGDMGIVIVRDMLLTGFDAPVEQVMYLDKVVVAHNLLQAIARVNRVGGEGKDKGFVVDYVGIGHHLKKAIEISDEREQKDVLDALSFPEKELDDLRAVHRSIMAFFEKHGLTDLNDHDAFFDLFYDEDVRFEYLLAFKGFTKSLNLVFPAKEALDFMPDYQHLSEINVLAGKHFRDARLSMKGIPPKLRGITDTYLKSKGIDLKVAPISILDQDFESQVGKRKRTKTKAAEVEHAIRHHLEVDLDDDPDLQASFAAALKKILEDFQKNWKMIYEELEKLRQRIINARKEPTYGLHRKKQMPLFRMFRREIFEAGGLFSNAQPGTAETQKAFGMTEEDRTCLLVDLTQNTFLAVERELKLTGFWESIPARNKLKGDLQKILLAEEFVRLPDLIKNRAHIISRIMEIAEKNNDTILYAE
- a CDS encoding SprT family zinc-dependent metalloprotease, producing the protein MDLDYTIVRSPRRRKLTITVERDRSVVVHAPESTSEEKIHQVVQAKRQWIYEKMNHPQKYRDLPHPPGKELVNGESALYLGRHYRIEVVKTGLSEIRFNQRFYIPAAHAGKRREVLQEWYIQQAEAKIIARVKHHARKLGVAFSKVKIVDNLYRWGSCTVNNNLNFNWRLIKAPMVVIDYAIVHELAHLIEANHTSRFWNIICAQSPTMEKARAWLKENGQLLEQAI
- a CDS encoding HNH endonuclease, which translates into the protein MDPFAYHLEESDLKRERQKARELRGSQWWKRRLAKGVCYYCGSRISPKELTMDHIVPISRGGRSTKGNLVPCCKECNNKKKYLLPMEWDEYIKTKKTVV